A part of Actinoallomurus bryophytorum genomic DNA contains:
- a CDS encoding aldo/keto reductase, giving the protein MTTHYRLLGSTGLRVSPIALGALTFGEGGWHTGEDTARSVFVRYVEAGGNFVDTAINYAGGRSEEMLGTFIKETGVREGLVVATKFAVATRPGDPNSGGNGRKNILASLDTSLRRLQTDYVDLYWLHMWDAMTPVEEVMSTLDALVRSGKVRAIGLSNVPAWYAAKAQMIARSRHWEPVAALQLEYSVAERAIEREHVPAALDLGIGIVPWSPLANGLLAGKYTRGQQGELQGDGRLTRMAADGTLDALDATGNPAISKLLTERNEAIVAVLRECARELGRTPAQVALNWVARRPGVVSTLISVTRLAQLDDDLRALDFEIPAGMAERIEEVSLPEPVYPYYFSGTAMGPVINAGTTITAG; this is encoded by the coding sequence ATGACAACGCACTATCGGTTGCTCGGGAGTACGGGACTGCGGGTCTCACCGATCGCGCTGGGCGCCCTGACGTTCGGTGAGGGCGGCTGGCACACGGGCGAGGACACCGCACGCTCCGTCTTCGTCCGCTACGTGGAGGCGGGCGGCAACTTCGTCGACACCGCGATCAACTACGCGGGCGGCCGCAGCGAGGAGATGCTGGGAACGTTCATCAAGGAGACCGGGGTGCGGGAAGGCCTCGTGGTCGCGACCAAGTTCGCCGTCGCCACACGGCCCGGAGACCCCAACTCCGGGGGCAACGGCCGCAAGAACATCCTGGCCTCGCTCGACACCTCTCTGCGGCGTCTCCAGACCGACTACGTCGACCTGTACTGGCTGCACATGTGGGACGCGATGACGCCCGTCGAGGAGGTCATGTCGACGCTCGACGCGCTGGTGCGCAGCGGCAAGGTCCGCGCCATCGGGCTGAGCAACGTCCCCGCCTGGTACGCCGCCAAGGCTCAGATGATCGCCCGTTCCCGCCACTGGGAGCCGGTCGCCGCCCTGCAACTGGAGTACTCCGTCGCCGAACGTGCCATCGAGCGCGAGCACGTCCCGGCCGCCCTCGACCTGGGCATCGGCATCGTCCCGTGGTCACCACTGGCGAACGGGCTGCTGGCCGGGAAGTACACCCGGGGACAACAGGGAGAGCTCCAGGGCGATGGACGCCTGACCCGGATGGCGGCCGACGGCACCCTCGACGCGCTGGACGCCACCGGCAACCCGGCGATATCCAAGCTGCTCACCGAACGGAACGAGGCCATCGTGGCGGTCCTGCGCGAGTGCGCACGCGAACTCGGCCGTACTCCGGCACAAGTGGCCCTCAACTGGGTGGCCCGGCGGCCCGGCGTCGTTTCGACGCTGATCAGCGTGACACGCCTGGCGCAGCTCGACGACGACCTCCGCGCCCTCGACTTCGAGATCCCCGCCGGGATGGCGGAACGCATCGAGGAGGTCAGCCTTCCGGAGCCGGTCTATCCGTACTACTTCTCCGGTACGGCCATGGGACCCGTGATCAACGCCGGTACCACCATCACGGCCGGCTGA
- a CDS encoding MerR family transcriptional regulator yields MDFYSPGEVAERTGFSLDTLRYYERIGLLHEIDRTPGGQRRFTEHDVLWLLMFRCLRESGMPIAQMLRFAELARGSDDTVPERLALLEAHDQRIEERIAGLRAHQRQIRRKILIYRTKPRPPGRPSAEPGKNLRPTGDARG; encoded by the coding sequence ATGGACTTCTACTCGCCCGGCGAGGTCGCCGAGCGGACGGGTTTCAGCCTGGACACGCTCCGGTACTACGAGCGGATCGGCCTGCTCCACGAGATCGACCGCACACCGGGCGGGCAGCGCCGCTTCACGGAACACGACGTGCTGTGGCTGCTGATGTTCCGCTGCCTGCGTGAGTCCGGCATGCCGATCGCACAGATGCTCCGCTTCGCCGAACTGGCCCGCGGCAGCGACGACACCGTGCCCGAACGCCTCGCCCTGCTCGAAGCACACGACCAGAGAATCGAGGAGCGGATCGCCGGGCTCCGCGCACACCAGAGACAGATCCGGCGCAAGATCCTCATCTACCGGACGAAGCCCCGCCCGCCCGGGCGGCCCAGCGCGGAACCGGGAAAGAACCTCCGTCCGACGGGTGATGCCCGGGGCTAG
- a CDS encoding ABC transporter permease subunit, translated as MNDAGLIPREDTRAPVRGHRPRPWRPLLYLTPAGLLVGAVLVLPLTWAVVDSLHGGLGNYAEVLRDGQVRHALRNSLFWLVLAPVVCVFGLLMAWTVGAHRRVGVLAAPIAVSALVTGLAFRLIAQPGDFLLGPTGIWLVLGLAFAWQWAGLAVVVFRSGLNAIPAGLVRMATAFGVSRRRRLRTVIGPALFPAGALVLIIVLVAAARVFDLILIAAPGSDQAEVDVIGLHWWRFREDLGAGESAALTVMQFAIAAIAALAGLWGLSREWPTRSEPPAPPRKRRLGRVAVVVAGAVWVLPLFVLLMTSLHTPRAAAAGGWWSRGFGFESYRRAFEGGELTAALVNTGARSVFAAVLLLVVAVPAAYALAWGGLPRGANRALIAVTTVVAVVPPQTVIVELGRVFDRMHLLGAPTALTVVHTAFGVPLAVLLLRAAFASVPREVVHARRYDAEPGSPLFAVVRESLPALVTVAVLEFVLVWNDYVVGLLLGGPEAGQVTFVLSDQARQFVTSESVMAAGAIVATIIPLGLVIATGNWLVRGFTSGVRRVPPAETRRPARVRRTGEAE; from the coding sequence GTGAACGATGCGGGACTGATCCCACGTGAGGACACGCGCGCGCCGGTACGCGGGCACCGGCCCCGGCCGTGGCGGCCCCTCCTGTACCTGACGCCCGCCGGACTGCTCGTCGGGGCGGTGCTGGTCCTCCCGCTGACATGGGCGGTGGTCGACAGCCTGCACGGCGGGCTGGGCAACTACGCCGAGGTGCTCCGCGACGGGCAGGTGCGGCACGCGCTGCGCAACAGCCTGTTCTGGCTGGTCCTGGCCCCGGTGGTCTGTGTCTTCGGCCTGCTGATGGCGTGGACGGTCGGGGCGCACCGCAGGGTCGGCGTGCTCGCCGCGCCGATCGCCGTGTCGGCACTGGTGACCGGGCTGGCGTTCCGGCTGATCGCGCAGCCCGGTGACTTCCTGCTCGGCCCGACGGGGATCTGGCTGGTGCTCGGCCTGGCGTTCGCCTGGCAGTGGGCGGGGCTCGCGGTCGTGGTCTTCCGCAGCGGCCTGAACGCGATCCCGGCCGGCCTCGTGCGGATGGCGACGGCGTTCGGGGTGAGCCGCCGACGGAGGCTGCGCACCGTCATCGGCCCGGCGCTGTTCCCGGCCGGCGCGCTGGTCCTGATCATCGTGCTGGTGGCCGCCGCCCGCGTCTTCGACCTGATCCTGATCGCCGCGCCCGGCTCGGACCAGGCCGAGGTCGACGTGATCGGGCTGCACTGGTGGCGGTTCCGCGAAGACCTGGGGGCCGGTGAGTCCGCGGCGCTGACCGTGATGCAGTTCGCGATCGCCGCCATCGCGGCGCTGGCCGGCCTGTGGGGGCTGAGCCGCGAGTGGCCGACGCGCTCGGAGCCGCCGGCGCCGCCGCGCAAGCGCAGGCTCGGCCGGGTCGCCGTGGTGGTGGCCGGCGCCGTCTGGGTGCTGCCGCTGTTCGTCCTGCTGATGACGTCCCTGCACACACCGCGCGCCGCCGCGGCCGGCGGCTGGTGGTCGCGCGGGTTCGGGTTCGAGTCCTACCGGCGGGCGTTCGAGGGCGGGGAGCTGACCGCGGCGCTGGTCAACACCGGCGCGCGTTCGGTGTTCGCGGCTGTGTTGCTGCTGGTCGTCGCGGTGCCGGCGGCGTACGCGCTGGCCTGGGGCGGGCTGCCGCGCGGGGCGAACCGCGCGCTGATCGCGGTCACCACGGTGGTGGCGGTGGTGCCGCCGCAGACCGTGATCGTCGAGCTGGGCAGGGTGTTCGACCGGATGCATCTCCTGGGCGCGCCGACCGCGCTGACGGTGGTGCACACGGCGTTCGGCGTACCGCTCGCGGTGCTGCTGTTGCGCGCGGCGTTCGCGTCGGTGCCGCGCGAGGTCGTGCACGCCCGCCGCTACGACGCCGAGCCGGGGTCGCCGCTGTTCGCGGTCGTGCGCGAAAGCCTCCCCGCGCTGGTCACCGTGGCGGTGCTGGAGTTCGTCCTCGTGTGGAACGACTACGTGGTCGGGCTGCTGCTGGGTGGCCCGGAGGCCGGCCAGGTCACCTTCGTGCTGTCCGACCAGGCGCGGCAGTTCGTCACGTCGGAGAGCGTGATGGCCGCCGGCGCGATCGTCGCGACGATCATCCCGCTGGGCCTCGTCATCGCCACCGGCAACTGGCTGGTGCGGGGCTTCACCTCCGGCGTACGCCGGGTGCCCCCCGCGGAGACCCGGCGACCGGCACGCGTCCGCCGTACCGGGGAGGCGGAATGA